A genomic window from Nomascus leucogenys isolate Asia chromosome 10, Asia_NLE_v1, whole genome shotgun sequence includes:
- the FGF21 gene encoding fibroblast growth factor 21 — MDSDETGFEHSGLWVPVLAGLLLGACQAHPIPDSSPLLQFGGQVRQRYLYTDDAQQTEAHLEIREDGTVGGAADQSPESLLQLKALKPGVIQILGVKTSRFLCQRPDGALYGSLHFDPEACSFRELLLEDGYNVYQSEAHGLPLHLPGNKSPHRDPAPRGPARFLPLPGLPPAPPEPPGILAPQPPDVGSSDPLSMVGPSQGRSPSYAS; from the exons ATGGACTCGGACGAGACCGGGTTCGAGCACTCAGGACTGTGGGTTCCTGTGCTGGCTGGTCTTCTGCTGGGAGCCTGCCAGGCACACCCCATCCCTGACTCCAGTCCTCTCCTGCAATTCGGGGGCCAAGTCCGGCAGCGGTACCTCTACACAGATGATGCCCAGCAGACAGAAGCCCACCTGGAGATCAGGGAGGATGGGACGGTGGGGGGCGCTGCTGACCAGAGCCCTGAAA GTCTCCTGCAGCTGAAAGCCTTGAAGCCGGGAGTTATTCAAATCTTGGGAGTCAAGACATCCAGGTTCCTATGCCAGAGGCCAGATGGGGCCCTGTATGGATCG CTCCACTTTGACCCTGAGGCCTGCAGCTTCCGGGAGCTGCTTCTTGAGGACGGATACAATGTTTACCAGTCCGAGGCCCATGGCCTCCCGCTGCACCTGCCGGGGAACAAGTCCCCACACCGGGACCCTGCACCCCGAGGACCAGCTCGCTTCCTGCCACTACCAGGCCTGCCCCCTGCACCCCCAGAGCCGCCCGGAATCCTGGCCCCCCAGCCCCCCGATGTGGGCTCCTCGGACCCTCTGAGCATGGTGGGACCTTCCCAGGGCCGAAGCCCCAGCTACGCTTCCTGA